A region from the Melopsittacus undulatus isolate bMelUnd1 chromosome 13, bMelUnd1.mat.Z, whole genome shotgun sequence genome encodes:
- the SPAG5 gene encoding sperm-associated antigen 5: MEPSSSALQAPLDSPIPGPSNLEPPNSPIADACILEPPSSPIADACILEPPSSPIADACILEPPSSPIPDACILEPPSSPIPDACILEPPSSPIADACILEPPSSPIPDACILEPPSSPIPDACILEPPSSPIPDACILEPPSSPIADACILEPPSSPIADACILEPPSSPIPDACILEPPSSPIADACILEPPSSPIPDACILEPPSSPIPDACILEPPSSPIPDACILEPPSSPIADACILEPPSSPTPATCILEPPSSPTLPQRDIGTSVTPVPTAATSTRVTPVHTAATATGTSITPVPTAATGTSITPVPTAATGTSITPVHTAAIGTSITPVHTAATSTSITPVHTAATGTSITPVHTAAIGTSVTPVHTAATGTSITPVHTAAIGTFMTPRYLRESSINTSTGPPPCAKDSAAETDSLLWLCPREQMKSLPRAELEGRLASALIIIEALSLQLRDWNENQRSLPGVGPAEQREALTQTDVTYPEGEEIYCNLYLELRRRMDALQRQRGREQDLHQQLQMAVEHMHAWDRQRPVFQDLVDTCSQSLQDERRTLVQQQEQVSTLVSRCQALLERVPSKLQSCLEELDAMRQQVDEALQAKQEASHQLEETSVALQDTVAKLEQLTVANSCLRADHSSLVTSLASLEQERDALRQENEKQQEEMASLALEREVLQRERDGLCQELREATECREFLEQENQTSCTQLQEVEARLRSTLDTLQEERQQHKELMDSHQRLREKQAALSKELESTKAELLDMQCKRNKISWCSKDIVENKMRLQELAECLRAALQEEDDAAAAPLKSRTWTPVTRTRGWQTPYRVRTPACHTPMFQTPRCATGSFSVASVLKAVSGEDADEAAGAGSALTKDKLAATPKAIEPEDDLLDSVKQLKSVVSDLAMLSYRVQDREQSNFKALRTEISNLQLRLETVTTESEEKINAQAATIAKLNKTLTGKLKMEKELQDAVNQQEKKMLQHIDQSAEISRLKEEIRDLKRSQQHAETEAKVLWKEMREQRPKEDTVHVQDRVLQQQELNRLRLLLMERVQENLRLADNVQWLEVQLNSVQRALRSHEEMQKKMKEVLVAVPDTALVFQEHHSLLQYLGLKPESVCKDALEPQ, encoded by the exons ATGGAGCCCTCCAGCAGTGCTCTGCAAGCACCCCTGGACAGCCCTATCCCAGGGCCCAGCAACCTGGAGCCCCCCAACAGTCCCATTGCAGATGCCTGCATCCTGGAGCCCCCCAGCAGTCCCATTGCAGATGCCTGCATCCTGGAGCCCCCCAGCAGTCCCATTGCAGATGCCTGCATCCTGGAGCCCCCCAGCAGTCCCATTCCAGATGCCTGCATCCTGGAGCCCCCCAGCAGTCCCATTCCAGATGCCTGCATCCTGGAGCCCCCCAGCAGTCCCATTGCAGATGCCTGCATCCTAGAGCCCCCCAGCAGTCCCATTCCAGATGCCTGCATCCTGGAGCCCCCCAGCAGTCCCATTCCAGATGCCTGCATCCTGGAGCCCCCCAGCAGTCCCATTCCAGATGCCTGCATCCTGGAGCCCCCCAGCAGTCCCATTGCAGATGCCTGCATCCTGGAGCCCCCTAGCAGTCCCATTGCAGATGCCTGCATCCTGGAGCCCCCCAGCAGTCCCATTCCAGATGCCTGCATCCTAGAGCCCCCCAGCAGTCCCATTGCAGATGCCTGCATCCTAGAGCCCCCCAGCAGTCCCATTCCAGATGCCTGCATCCTAGAGCCCCCCAGCAGTCCCATTCCAGATGCCTGCATCCTAGAGCCCCCCAGCAGTCCCATTCCAGATGCCTGCATCCTGGAGCCCCCCAGCAGTCCCATTGCAGATGCCTGCATCCTGGAGCCCCCCAGCAGTCCCACCCCAGCCACCTGCATCCTGGAGCCCCCCAGCAGTCCCACCCTGCCACAACGGGACATTGGCACTAGCGTCACCCCGGTGCCCactgcagccaccagcaccagaGTCACCCcggtgcacactgcagccaccg ccacgggcaccagcatcaccccagtGCCCACTGCAGCCACCggcaccagcatcaccccagtGCCCACTGCAGCCACCGGCACCAGCATCACCCcggtgcacactgcagccatcGGCACCAGCATCACCCcggtgcacactgcagccaccagcaccagcatcaccccagtgcacactgcagccacgggcaccagcatcaccccagtgcacactgcagccatcGGCACCAGCGTCACCccagtgcacactgcagccactggcaccagcatcaccccagtgcacactgcagccatcGGCACCTTCATGACCCCGCGGTACCTGCGGGAGAGCAGCATCAACACATCCACGGGTCCTCCTCCCTGTGCCAAGGACAGCGCTGCCGAAACAGACTCCCTGCTCTGGCT CTGTCCCCGGGAGCAGATGAAGTCCCTGCCGCGGGCAGAGCTGGAGGGGCGGCTGGCGAGTGCCCTCATCATCATCGAGGCCCTGTCGCTCCAGCTGCGGGACTGGAATGAGAACCAGCGATCCCTGCCTGGTGTGGGGCCGgctgagcagagggaggcacTCACCCAGACCGATGTCACCTACCCCGAAGGG GAGGAGATCTACTGCAACCTCTACCTGGAGCTGCGGAGGAGGATGGATGCTCTGCAGCGGCAGCGGGGACGGGAGCAGGACCTGCATCAGCAGCTGCAGATGGCTGTGGAGCACATG CATGCCTGGGACAGGCAGCGCCCCGTGTTCCAGGACCTCGTGGACACCTGTTCCCAGAGCCTGCAGGATGAGCGGAGAACACTTGTCCAGCAG CAGGAGCAGGTGAGCACCCTGGTGTCCCGGTGCCAGGCCCTGCTGGAAAGGGTTCCCagcaagctgcagagctgcctggagGAGTTGGATGCCATGAGGCAGCAAGTGGATGAAGCCCTCCAAGCCAAGCAGGAG GCATCTCATCAGCTGGAGGAGACCTCGGTGGCCCTGCAGGACACAGTGGCTAAGCTGGAGCAGTTGACAGTGGCCAACTCGTGCCTCCGCGCAG ACCACAGCTCCCTGGTGACCAGCCTGgccagcctggagcaggagcGGGATGCGCTGCGGCAGGAgaatgagaagcagcaggaggagatggCCTC gctGGCGCTGGAGCGGGAAGTGCTGCAGCGGGAACGCGATGGATTGTGCCAGGAGCTGCGGGAGGCAACCGAGTGCCGGGAG TTCCTGGAGCAGGAGAACCAAACGTCCTGCACTCAGCTGCAGGAGGTGGAGGCCAGGCTGAGGTCCACGCTGGACACGCTGCAGGAGGAAAGACAGCAGCACAAGGAGCTGATGGATTCCCACCAGCGCCTGCG GGAGAAGCAGGCTGCTCTCAGCAAGGAGCTGGAGAGCACCAAGGCCGAGCTCCTCGACATGCAGTGTAAGAGGAACAAAATCTCCTGGTGCTCCAAGGACATCGTGGAGAACAAGATGCGGCTGCAGGAGCTCGCTGAGtgcctcagggctgctctgcaggaggag gatgatgctgctgctgccccattgAAAAGCAGAACCTGGACCCCAGTCACACGTACTCGAGGCTGGCAGACCCCGTACCGTGTCCGGACCCCCGCCTGTCACACACCGATGTTCCAGACCCCACGATGTGCCACAGGGAGCTTCTCTGTGGCCAGTGTCCTGAAAGCTGTGTCCGGAGAAG ATGCTGatgaagctgctggagctgggagtGCATTAACCAAGGACAAACTTGCTGCTACACCAAAGGCAATAG AGCCTGAGGATGATTTGCTGGACAGTGTGAAGCAGCTGAAGTCTGTGGTGTCTGACCTCGCCATGCTGAGCTACCGCGTGCAGGACCGGGAACAGAGCAATTTCAAGGCGCTGCGGACAGAGAT ctccaACCTGCAGCTCCGTTTGGAGACGGTGACAACAGAGAGCGAGGAGAAGATCAATGCCCAGGCTGCCACCATCGCCAAGCTGAACAAGACCCTGACGGGCAAGCTCAAG atggagaaggagctgcaggacGCGGTGAAccaacaggaaaagaagatgcTGCAACACATTGACCAGAGTGCGGAGATCTCG AGGCTCAAGGAAGAGATTCGTGATCTGAAGCGCTCACAGCAGCACGCAGAGACAGAGGCCAAGGTGCTGTGGAAGGAGATGAGGGAACAGAGACCCAAGGAGGACACTGTCCATGTGCAGGACcgagtgctgcagcagcaggag CTGAACAGACTGCGGTTGCTGCTCATGGAGAGGGTGCAGGAGAACCTGAGGCTCGCGGATAAT GTCCAGTGGCTGGAGGTGCAGCTCAATAGCGTCCAGAGAGCGCTGAGGAGCCATGAGGAGATGCAGAAGAAGATGAAGGAG GTCCTGGTGGCTGTTCCTGACACGGCCCTGGTGTTCCAGGAGCATCACAGCCTGCTGCAGTACCTGGGCTTGAAGCCAGAGAGTGTCTGCAAGGATGCTTTGGAGCCGCAATAG